A single window of Streptomyces cathayae DNA harbors:
- a CDS encoding RNA polymerase sigma-70 factor — MSDDATAPATEAFIAHRNLLFTVAYEMLGSAADAEDVLQETWLRWVGVDLAQVRDRRAYLVRITTRQALNRLRTVKRRKEAYVGPWLPEPLLTAPDVAEDVELAESLSMALLLVLETLSPTERAVFVLREVFDVGYDEIAAAVDKSPAAVRQIAHRARRHVDARRPRRMVSPNETRAALESFQRAIETGDPQTLLDVLAPEVVLMSDGGGIKHAALRPVTGAGKVARMFAGGIGKLQGTLTTEPTVVNGNPALLVHLDGGLDGVLAVRVEDARITGLYYVRNPEKLSRAEAETPLTLR; from the coding sequence ATGAGCGACGACGCCACCGCCCCGGCGACCGAGGCGTTCATCGCCCACCGCAACCTGCTCTTCACCGTCGCCTACGAGATGCTCGGCTCGGCCGCCGACGCCGAGGACGTCCTCCAGGAGACCTGGCTGCGGTGGGTCGGGGTCGACCTGGCGCAGGTGCGCGACCGGCGCGCCTACCTGGTCCGGATCACCACCCGGCAGGCGCTGAACCGGCTGCGCACCGTGAAGCGCCGCAAGGAGGCGTACGTCGGCCCCTGGCTGCCCGAGCCGCTGCTCACCGCGCCGGACGTGGCCGAGGACGTCGAGCTGGCCGAGAGCCTGTCGATGGCGCTCCTGCTCGTCCTCGAGACGCTCTCCCCGACCGAGCGGGCCGTCTTCGTGCTGCGCGAGGTCTTCGACGTCGGCTACGACGAGATCGCGGCCGCCGTCGACAAGAGCCCTGCGGCCGTCCGCCAGATCGCCCACCGCGCCCGTCGCCACGTCGACGCCCGCCGCCCCCGCCGGATGGTCTCCCCGAACGAGACCCGGGCGGCCCTGGAGTCGTTCCAGCGCGCGATCGAAACCGGGGACCCGCAGACCCTCCTCGACGTGCTTGCCCCGGAGGTCGTCCTGATGAGCGACGGCGGCGGCATCAAACACGCCGCGCTGCGGCCGGTCACCGGCGCCGGCAAGGTGGCCCGTATGTTCGCCGGCGGCATCGGCAAGCTCCAAGGCACGCTCACCACCGAACCAACCGTGGTCAACGGCAACCCGGCACTCCTCGTGCATCTGGACGGCGGGCTCGACGGCGTCCTGGCGGTCCGTGTCGAGGACGCCCGCATCACCGGCCTCTACTACGTCCGCAACCCGGAGAAACTCTCCCGCGCCGAAGCCGAGACCCCCCTCACCCTGCGCTGA
- a CDS encoding NAD(P)/FAD-dependent oxidoreductase codes for MAGNTHVVVIGGGYAGVMAANRLTLRDDVTVTLINPRADFVHRVRLHQLVGGSDDAVVAYRDVLADGVRLVVDTVTRIDAAGHGVTPAAGGTLGYDYLIYAVGSGSAEPSVPGAAEFAYPIATLEAAQRLRPVLDAAPATAPVTVVGAGPTGIETAAELAEQGRAVTLVCGGVLGPYLHPRGRRSVAKRLAKLGVTVLDGSDTKVTAVTREAVRLADGRELPSEVTVWTVGFGVPDLAARSGLSTDAVGRLLTDETLTSVDDTRIVAAGDSAAPSGLPLRMSCLNAMPLGARAADTVLSRLAGEQPENLHQSLYAQCVSLGRSAGIYQFANRSDAAVWLHIDDGLGARLKELVCKGIPKHLTDEAHKPGSYKLHRMPGGGAKRRQLLRADRAEAPAAADRVA; via the coding sequence ATGGCTGGGAACACGCATGTGGTCGTGATCGGTGGCGGATACGCGGGCGTGATGGCCGCGAACCGGCTGACGCTGCGCGACGACGTGACCGTGACGCTGATCAACCCGCGCGCGGACTTTGTCCACCGGGTCCGCCTGCACCAGTTGGTGGGCGGGTCCGACGACGCGGTCGTCGCCTACCGGGACGTCCTGGCCGACGGGGTTCGGCTGGTGGTCGACACCGTGACCCGGATCGACGCGGCCGGGCATGGCGTGACGCCGGCGGCCGGCGGCACGCTCGGCTACGACTACCTGATCTACGCCGTGGGCAGTGGCAGCGCCGAACCGAGTGTGCCGGGGGCGGCCGAGTTCGCCTACCCGATCGCCACCCTGGAGGCGGCACAGCGGCTGCGGCCGGTCCTCGACGCCGCTCCCGCGACGGCCCCGGTGACGGTGGTCGGCGCCGGTCCCACCGGCATCGAGACCGCCGCCGAGCTGGCGGAGCAGGGCCGCGCCGTGACCCTGGTCTGCGGCGGCGTTCTCGGCCCGTACCTGCACCCCCGGGGTCGGCGCTCGGTTGCGAAGCGGCTGGCCAAGCTCGGTGTGACGGTCCTCGACGGCTCCGACACGAAGGTGACGGCGGTGACCCGCGAGGCCGTGCGGCTCGCCGACGGCCGGGAGCTGCCGAGCGAGGTCACCGTCTGGACCGTCGGCTTCGGCGTTCCGGACCTGGCCGCCCGCAGCGGGCTGAGCACCGACGCCGTGGGCCGCCTGCTCACGGACGAGACGCTGACGAGCGTGGACGACACGCGCATCGTCGCGGCCGGGGACTCGGCGGCACCGTCCGGCCTGCCGCTGCGGATGAGCTGCCTGAACGCGATGCCGCTGGGCGCGCGGGCCGCCGACACCGTGCTCAGCCGACTCGCGGGTGAGCAGCCGGAAAACCTCCACCAGTCGCTCTACGCCCAGTGCGTCAGCCTGGGCCGCAGCGCGGGCATCTACCAGTTCGCCAACCGCTCCGACGCCGCGGTGTGGCTGCACATCGACGACGGCCTGGGCGCCAGGCTCAAGGAACTGGTCTGCAAGGGCATCCCCAAGCACCTGACCGACGAGGCGCACAAACCCGGCTCGTACAAGCTGCACCGCATGCCGGGAGGGGGCGCCAAGCGCCGGCAGCTGCTGCGCGCCGACCGCGCCGAGGCACCGGCCGCCGCCGACCGGGTCGCCTGA
- a CDS encoding e9imm peptide: protein MSRAEAVALVQRIMEADYTSDDEVDGWLDRLDRALACPPGHVSNLIFWSPERELSADEVVDQALGYRPIAL from the coding sequence ATGAGTCGCGCGGAGGCAGTCGCGCTCGTGCAGCGGATCATGGAAGCGGACTACACCTCAGACGACGAGGTGGACGGTTGGCTGGACAGGCTCGACAGAGCCCTGGCATGCCCGCCCGGTCATGTCAGCAATTTGATTTTTTGGTCGCCGGAGCGGGAGCTTTCGGCTGATGAAGTAGTCGATCAGGCCCTGGGGTACCGGCCGATCGCTTTGTGA
- a CDS encoding MGH1-like glycoside hydrolase domain-containing protein, translated as MALDRRRLLHSGAAALGAVALSGAVPPGAATSAGAVGSPAGGAPAGGKGASASPLYPVVGPGTAFLDHRSLLGDLPEAEWYEANIPFVDLPDAAIRDTYYYRWRVIKHALKYTGPREGWILSEFLGPVGYSAPHGGINAAAAHHIREARWLRDHRYLDDYIGYWLRGSGSGPKPATDFLNKNTTDWAHQYSFWIADAVVARASTDGRWEQALGLLDELERQWGRWAPQFDDEVGLYWQTPVWDAMEYTASSYQSDDPYHGGEGFRPTLNAYQYGDAKAIAALLRRRGHRGDEAKADRYDERARALRAQQERWLWDEKHQFYKHVMRDGNPERRRLADREQIGFLPWYFHMAPADNAAAWAQLRDPEGFSAPFGPTTVERRSPWFMHQALEGCCRWNGPSWPFATSQTLTALANLLIDYPAQSHVDRADYYAVLRAYALTHRKDGKPYVAEAHHPDEDRWIYDGRGHSEDYNHSTFNDLVLSGLFGIRSQSDATVSLAPLVPREWDHFAVENLPYHGHNLSVLFDRSGRHYGHGAGLSVWLDGRRIHRQDDLEPVTLTIGRARQHTLPREVDDLANVEQKGHPLASASYTFHLDSPAKAIDGQDLHLDTPSSRWTNYGSPHADDWLAVDFGVPTPVSDLRISFYDDGGGVRTPDSYELHHLGQDGGWHPLPGQHRTPQAPRPGTLNRILLEKAVTTTALRLTATRTSGGAVGVAAWQSWRTEDPRLTLTVKTPSNGLVPVEPGRTVKVTTTVTAAAATVVSPHLLVPDNWKALPQHTIRPTALRAGKTLHTHWLVTAPNDLPHQLPESLRLLVRSRGERAEQFVTSVVAQAQFD; from the coding sequence ATGGCCCTCGATCGTCGGCGGCTTCTTCACAGCGGCGCAGCGGCCCTGGGCGCGGTGGCCCTGAGCGGTGCGGTGCCGCCCGGCGCGGCCACGTCGGCGGGTGCGGTCGGCAGTCCTGCGGGCGGGGCGCCCGCAGGCGGCAAGGGGGCGAGCGCGTCTCCGCTGTATCCGGTGGTGGGTCCCGGAACGGCCTTCCTGGACCACCGGTCACTGCTGGGGGACCTGCCGGAGGCCGAGTGGTACGAGGCGAACATCCCCTTCGTCGACCTGCCCGACGCCGCCATCCGGGACACCTACTACTACCGGTGGCGCGTGATCAAGCACGCCCTGAAGTACACCGGGCCCAGGGAAGGTTGGATCCTCTCGGAGTTCCTGGGCCCGGTCGGCTACTCCGCGCCGCACGGCGGGATCAACGCCGCCGCCGCTCACCACATCCGCGAGGCACGCTGGCTGCGCGACCACCGCTACCTCGACGACTACATCGGCTACTGGCTGCGCGGCAGCGGCTCGGGACCCAAACCGGCCACGGACTTCCTCAACAAGAACACCACCGACTGGGCGCACCAGTACTCCTTCTGGATCGCGGACGCCGTGGTGGCCCGGGCGTCGACCGACGGCAGATGGGAGCAGGCCCTGGGTCTGCTCGACGAATTGGAACGCCAATGGGGGCGCTGGGCCCCGCAGTTCGACGACGAAGTCGGCCTCTACTGGCAGACACCGGTGTGGGACGCGATGGAGTACACCGCGAGCTCCTACCAGAGCGACGACCCGTACCACGGTGGTGAGGGGTTCCGCCCCACTCTCAACGCCTACCAGTACGGCGACGCCAAGGCGATCGCCGCACTCCTGCGGCGCCGCGGCCACCGGGGCGACGAGGCGAAGGCCGACCGCTACGACGAGCGGGCCCGTGCCCTGCGGGCGCAGCAGGAGCGCTGGCTGTGGGACGAAAAGCACCAGTTCTACAAGCACGTCATGCGGGACGGGAATCCCGAGCGGCGCAGGCTCGCCGACCGCGAGCAGATCGGCTTCCTGCCCTGGTACTTCCACATGGCTCCGGCGGACAACGCCGCAGCATGGGCCCAACTGCGCGATCCCGAGGGGTTCTCCGCGCCCTTCGGTCCCACCACGGTCGAGCGGCGCAGCCCGTGGTTCATGCACCAGGCGCTCGAGGGCTGCTGCCGCTGGAACGGTCCGAGCTGGCCGTTCGCCACCAGTCAGACGCTCACCGCCCTGGCCAACCTCCTCATCGACTACCCCGCCCAGTCCCACGTCGACCGCGCCGACTACTACGCCGTGCTCCGCGCCTATGCCCTGACCCATCGCAAGGACGGCAAGCCGTATGTCGCCGAGGCGCACCACCCCGACGAGGACCGCTGGATCTACGACGGCCGAGGGCACAGTGAGGACTACAACCACTCCACCTTCAACGACCTGGTCCTGTCGGGGCTGTTCGGGATCCGTTCCCAGTCCGACGCCACTGTTTCCCTCGCGCCGCTGGTGCCGCGCGAATGGGATCACTTCGCCGTGGAGAACCTCCCCTACCACGGCCACAACCTCAGCGTGCTCTTCGACCGCAGCGGCCGGCACTACGGACACGGAGCCGGCCTGAGCGTCTGGCTGGACGGCCGGCGCATCCACCGGCAGGACGACCTGGAGCCGGTGACGCTCACCATCGGCAGGGCCAGACAGCACACCCTGCCCCGCGAGGTCGACGACCTGGCCAACGTCGAGCAGAAGGGCCATCCCCTCGCGAGTGCCTCGTACACGTTCCACCTCGACAGCCCGGCCAAGGCCATCGACGGACAGGACCTTCACCTCGACACACCGTCATCGCGGTGGACCAACTACGGCAGTCCCCACGCGGACGACTGGCTCGCCGTGGACTTCGGCGTCCCCACGCCCGTGTCGGACCTGCGGATCTCCTTCTACGACGACGGCGGCGGAGTCCGCACCCCCGACTCCTACGAACTCCACCACCTCGGCCAGGACGGCGGATGGCATCCCCTGCCCGGCCAGCACCGCACCCCCCAGGCTCCCCGGCCGGGAACCCTCAACCGGATCCTCCTGGAGAAGGCCGTCACCACCACCGCCCTCAGACTCACCGCCACACGCACCTCAGGCGGCGCCGTGGGAGTCGCCGCCTGGCAGTCATGGCGGACGGAAGACCCCCGGCTCACCCTCACCGTCAAGACACCGTCGAACGGCCTCGTCCCCGTGGAGCCGGGCAGGACCGTGAAGGTCACCACCACCGTCACGGCGGCAGCCGCCACAGTCGTCAGCCCGCACCTGCTCGTCCCCGACAACTGGAAAGCCCTTCCCCAGCACACGATCCGCCCCACCGCTCTCCGGGCGGGAAAGACGCTGCACACGCACTGGCTGGTGACAGCCCCCAACGACCTGCCCCACCAACTGCCTGAGTCCCTGCGCCTGTTGGTTCGGTCCCGGGGCGAGAGGGCGGAGCAGTTCGTCACCAGCGTCGTCGCCCAGGCACAGTTCGACTGA
- a CDS encoding ATP-binding protein, with translation MANTGPTVSADRIPDLFGPFRRRTQDRVGTTGRGLGLAIVRSIAEAHGTEATTEPGRTRPTGRSPRHRPLPLTHDVARADAARPHARLLDPCGEW, from the coding sequence GTGGCCAACACCGGGCCCACCGTGTCCGCCGACCGGATACCGGACCTCTTCGGGCCCTTCCGCCGCCGTACCCAGGACCGTGTCGGCACCACCGGCCGCGGACTCGGTCTCGCCATCGTCCGCTCCATCGCCGAGGCCCACGGAACCGAGGCAACGACCGAACCCGGCCGAACCCGGCCGACCGGGCGGTCTCCCCGGCACCGCCCGCTTCCCCTGACGCATGACGTGGCCCGCGCCGATGCGGCCCGGCCGCATGCCCGACTGCTCGATCCGTGCGGTGAGTGGTGA
- a CDS encoding DNA sulfur modification protein DndB, whose amino-acid sequence MRLTMPTGVVEGTQLTVMPFRDDAVVGTLSVPALVQLVPSPRAEEDPRRLKAASGLVRRHAELRATVQRTLRSSQKGKNVTPYAEYIAAGLKGELGAAWSTPPVTLWHAGPLAALSDELVPGSGLRTLTVAPGTMVVAIDGETQTTAWHDLYDDPEAYGLTYPELAQVRLPFEMYIDLAPADARQIFYDRNVQGVAVAKNLAMSMDQRDFGTRLAHLVADSVRVDVDGQRVPFARLVNATKRQVSAGDREVVTLSALRALVVATLYGRAGLQRSAESVHEDELPGGSRSAQVEAAVVPVLGRLIDRYAQHLTDRSALTAPAVLAGLGIAVHHTMPWTESASAFRVEDLIRLLDDVHWEREAKYWDGVAAKTGTSGRLNFSGGVKDSGGRVADAILYPATEAGRKIRGR is encoded by the coding sequence ATGCGCCTGACCATGCCGACAGGTGTCGTCGAAGGAACCCAGCTCACCGTGATGCCGTTCCGCGACGACGCCGTCGTCGGGACGCTGTCCGTGCCCGCGCTCGTCCAGCTCGTACCGTCGCCGCGCGCCGAGGAGGACCCCAGGAGGCTGAAGGCCGCCTCCGGTCTGGTGCGCCGGCACGCCGAACTGCGGGCCACCGTGCAGCGCACGCTGAGGTCCTCGCAGAAGGGCAAGAACGTCACGCCGTACGCCGAGTACATTGCCGCCGGCCTCAAGGGCGAACTCGGCGCCGCCTGGTCCACCCCGCCGGTCACGCTCTGGCACGCCGGACCGCTCGCCGCGCTCAGCGACGAACTCGTCCCCGGCAGCGGCCTGCGCACCCTCACCGTCGCACCCGGCACGATGGTCGTCGCCATCGACGGCGAGACCCAGACCACCGCCTGGCACGACCTCTACGACGACCCCGAGGCGTACGGCCTGACATACCCCGAACTCGCCCAGGTGCGCCTGCCGTTCGAGATGTACATCGACCTCGCCCCGGCCGACGCGCGGCAGATCTTCTACGACCGCAACGTGCAGGGCGTCGCCGTCGCCAAGAACCTGGCGATGTCCATGGACCAGCGCGACTTCGGCACCCGGCTCGCCCACCTCGTCGCCGACTCCGTACGCGTCGACGTGGACGGGCAGCGGGTACCGTTCGCGCGGCTCGTCAACGCCACCAAGCGGCAGGTGTCGGCCGGCGACCGCGAGGTCGTCACGCTCTCCGCACTGCGCGCCCTCGTCGTCGCCACGCTCTACGGACGCGCCGGACTCCAGCGGTCCGCCGAGTCGGTGCACGAGGACGAACTGCCGGGTGGCAGCCGGTCCGCGCAGGTGGAGGCCGCCGTCGTCCCGGTGCTCGGCCGGCTGATCGACCGCTACGCGCAGCACCTGACCGACCGCAGCGCCCTCACGGCGCCCGCCGTCCTCGCCGGGCTGGGGATCGCCGTCCACCACACGATGCCGTGGACCGAATCGGCCTCCGCGTTCCGCGTGGAGGACCTGATCCGCCTCCTCGACGACGTCCACTGGGAGCGCGAGGCGAAGTACTGGGACGGCGTCGCCGCCAAGACCGGCACCTCGGGACGCCTCAACTTCAGCGGCGGGGTGAAGGACTCGGGCGGCCGGGTCGCCGACGCGATCCTCTACCCGGCGACCGAGGCGGGCCGCAAGATCCGGGGCCGCTGA
- a CDS encoding N-6 DNA methylase: MPQQPSAQVTAAEISRIAGVTRATVSNWRRRYDDFPDPSGGTESSPLYDLETVRAWLASRGHASAASPAEELRTTLRLNPPSTDGDDGGTADLLLLVLAAARRTPEQLTAAARLPDEELALRAERDAASVADAVPSAGAVRFAGTDAAVLRALYACVRDEGGPATLGVLAERELEESAASGAYGTPDPLADLLARLVPGAPVRVLDPACGSGTLLEAAARRGATELYGQDVLPVQARRSAVGLMLAAPEATVTVRAADSLRADAFPGLDADAVLCTPPFGVRDWGHDELAYDPRWAYGVPARAESELAWVQHALAHLTPGGHAVLVMPPASAGRASGRRVRAELVRSGALRAVVALPVGASVPFHVGLQIWVLRRPEPGGAAGKSVLFVDTAETTAGAKTAGAKADARTGPRTRGGSRSASLDWERITAQALDAWHAFTRDPDAFEGEPGVARAVDVVDLLDETVDLTPTRLVRASRADVDPAKLAAEADATRRNLVEAAESLVRAAGYDDWDPAGDSARQWRTATVSDLARGGALTVLRTVPDTVRTRAQAASSGTGGDERPETRAALTGSDIASGSGPSGNPTGPYDDTAPVITVGDVLVRAVASGDGPMARVADEEDAGALLGHVHLFRPDPARLDPWFLAGFLGAEDNIAGASTGSTVLNVSPGRLRVPLLPLEEQRRYGEAFRRVHELRAEAQRATRLAEETARLLAGGLTGGQLLPSGEAPDARGQGDDSPH, encoded by the coding sequence ATGCCCCAGCAGCCGTCCGCGCAGGTGACCGCCGCCGAGATCTCCCGCATCGCCGGGGTCACGCGCGCCACCGTCAGCAACTGGCGTCGCCGGTACGACGACTTCCCCGACCCGTCCGGCGGCACGGAGAGCAGCCCCCTGTACGACCTGGAGACGGTCAGGGCCTGGCTCGCCTCGCGCGGCCACGCCTCGGCGGCCAGCCCGGCCGAGGAGCTGCGCACGACCCTCCGCCTCAATCCCCCGAGCACGGACGGCGACGACGGCGGCACGGCGGACCTGCTGCTCCTCGTCCTGGCGGCGGCCCGCCGCACCCCGGAGCAGCTCACGGCTGCGGCACGGCTCCCGGACGAGGAACTCGCCCTCCGCGCGGAGCGCGACGCGGCAAGCGTCGCCGACGCCGTACCGAGCGCGGGCGCCGTGCGCTTCGCCGGCACCGACGCGGCTGTGCTCCGCGCGCTGTACGCGTGCGTACGGGACGAGGGCGGCCCGGCCACGCTGGGCGTGCTCGCGGAGCGGGAGCTGGAGGAGAGCGCGGCGAGCGGCGCGTACGGCACGCCGGACCCGCTCGCCGACCTCCTCGCGCGCCTCGTCCCCGGCGCCCCCGTCCGCGTCCTCGACCCGGCCTGCGGCAGCGGCACCCTGCTGGAGGCCGCCGCCCGCCGGGGCGCGACCGAGCTGTACGGCCAGGACGTGCTCCCCGTGCAGGCGCGGCGCAGCGCGGTGGGCCTGATGCTCGCGGCGCCGGAGGCCACGGTCACCGTGCGCGCCGCCGACAGCCTGCGCGCGGACGCCTTCCCCGGCCTGGACGCCGACGCGGTGCTGTGCACCCCGCCGTTCGGCGTCCGGGACTGGGGGCACGACGAGCTGGCGTACGACCCGCGCTGGGCGTACGGCGTGCCGGCCCGCGCCGAGTCGGAACTGGCCTGGGTGCAGCACGCCCTCGCCCACCTGACCCCCGGCGGTCACGCGGTCCTGGTCATGCCGCCCGCGTCGGCCGGCCGCGCCTCGGGCCGCCGGGTACGGGCCGAACTGGTCCGCAGCGGCGCCCTGCGCGCGGTGGTGGCGCTGCCGGTCGGCGCGTCGGTGCCGTTCCACGTGGGCCTGCAGATCTGGGTCCTGCGACGGCCCGAACCGGGCGGCGCGGCGGGCAAGTCGGTGCTGTTCGTCGACACGGCCGAGACGACGGCCGGCGCGAAGACGGCCGGTGCGAAAGCGGACGCCCGGACGGGCCCGCGCACCCGCGGCGGCAGCCGGTCCGCCTCGCTGGACTGGGAGCGGATCACCGCACAGGCGCTGGACGCCTGGCACGCCTTCACCCGGGACCCGGACGCCTTCGAGGGCGAGCCCGGCGTCGCCCGCGCGGTCGATGTCGTCGACCTGCTGGACGAGACCGTGGACCTGACGCCGACCCGTCTCGTCCGCGCCTCACGCGCCGACGTGGACCCGGCGAAGCTGGCGGCGGAGGCCGACGCCACGCGCCGGAACCTGGTCGAGGCCGCCGAGTCCCTGGTCCGGGCCGCCGGTTACGACGACTGGGACCCGGCGGGCGACTCGGCCCGGCAGTGGCGTACGGCGACGGTGTCCGACCTGGCGCGCGGCGGTGCGCTGACGGTGCTGCGGACGGTGCCGGACACCGTACGCACCCGGGCGCAGGCCGCGAGCAGCGGGACCGGCGGGGACGAACGGCCCGAGACGCGGGCGGCACTCACCGGCTCGGACATCGCGTCCGGGTCGGGCCCTTCAGGAAATCCGACGGGGCCGTACGACGACACGGCGCCCGTGATCACCGTCGGGGACGTCCTCGTGCGGGCGGTCGCGAGCGGGGACGGCCCGATGGCCCGGGTCGCGGACGAGGAGGACGCCGGCGCACTGCTCGGCCACGTCCACCTGTTCCGACCCGACCCGGCCCGCCTGGACCCCTGGTTCCTGGCCGGCTTCCTGGGCGCCGAGGACAACATCGCGGGCGCGTCCACCGGCAGCACGGTGCTGAACGTCAGCCCCGGTCGGCTGCGCGTACCGCTGCTACCCCTGGAGGAGCAGCGCCGGTACGGGGAGGCGTTCCGCCGCGTCCACGAGCTGCGGGCGGAGGCGCAGCGGGCGACCCGGCTGGCGGAGGAGACGGCACGGCTGCTGGCGGGCGGGCTCACGGGCGGGCAGCTGCTGCCCTCGGGGGAGGCGCCGGACGCACGCGGCCAGGGCGACGATTCACCCCATTAG